From Triticum aestivum cultivar Chinese Spring chromosome 4A, IWGSC CS RefSeq v2.1, whole genome shotgun sequence, a single genomic window includes:
- the LOC123084475 gene encoding disease resistance protein RGA5, with protein MGLEKGVLPSGRTVAVKQLFERYDILDKNFESEVTCLAGVKHKNTVRFLGYCSETQQVLMPYDGKRVLADVRHRLLCFEYMPKGCLADYLSDASCRLQWTTRYQIIKGICEGVHYLHQQRIIHMDLKPQNVLLDDNMVPRIADFGLSRRLSGSQSRAITDHKLGTMGYMAPEFLISGEITFKTDIYSLGIIVMEILMGHKECSSVKEVVESWTDMFGTSNSHTSLEQVKACAQIGIECTNYYPGNRPATWFIIRGILGDVEISNWPVTSDVGTSTEVQTSIRSKVADELKLMDDSAVAPSKLPPSTLDVEQDDGKLSQERKRKASNISFSKLADELKLIDNSVASGKLMDNSTTPSQLQPSGLEVDKDDGKISFSKLADELKLMDDYVAPFQLQPSSLEVEQEDGKVSQQKKRRASTMSVATGVMSTLSGKLTTSISDEYNERKEVRKQASFLQKELSAINATLELPELMNELAPGAKNWRDDLREISYDMENCIDDFNRQFGGEDVEVGFFWEDVELHKRLCELHQISNQMEELRTLAVQSNARCESYKIDNCKASYGFVAVDPRLPAIYQEAISLVGIDGPMEVVSNWLMDTQEKLKVVSIVGFGGLGKTTLAKQVYDKIRQNFDCVAFISISLRPDMRVLLNRLKLKFGIYESSNDHGFDDIIEELRKYLANKRYLIVVDDLWDQSAWNTISCAFPDNGNGSRVLVTTRVEDVASVACRCDRECIYTMKPLNEENSRMLFSNRVFGAEVVCPPYLKDVTAEILKKCGGLPLAIITIASLLATQVRSMKHWESIRKSLRVQSAPNPSLKDIQNILNLSYTHLPLHLRACFLYLGMYAEDHIIRRDQLVKQWIAEGFVSSLHGPDLEDVGRSYFNELVNRSMIQPCKTSYGEVLSCTVHDMMLDLILCKCVEDNFISLAYNSEDIARLLHRCKNKVRRLSLSSMAVGGATYDTAIAARLSQVRSLLFNKPILPLLWFKYLRVLIIYNRWGMIDLTAVSQLFQLRCLMVSSDGKIKLPTKLGELVHLETLDIETCRLMESIPSDIVNLPHLSYLLLPPGTKLPEGIGNMKLLRTLRGLDMEKSSLECFMGLSELTNLKELCMSVGSLEMLMGLTKVDALACSIGKLCNLESLFISGIHVEREDSQQLGSLSNPFRHIEHLELSFWRLWRVPKWLCGLHCLRNLKLYVEETSTQDVHLLGELPSLVRLEFRACEIPGQRAMLGTGLFPVLEFLNLWSRKDTTAYLGFEAGAMPSLQTLWFSASNWGGTVPVGMEHLLHLQQIQVHAVCISKDSVDRLKEAEDAFKEALLMHPNHPSVIRTS; from the exons ATGGGGCTGGAGAAG GGAGTGCTTCCAAGTGGTCGCACTGTTGCGGTGAAGCAGCTCTTCGAGAGGTACGATATCTTGGACAAGAATTTCGAGAGCGAGGTCACCTGTCTCGCAGGGGTCAAGCACAAGAATACCGTGAGATTTCTCGGGTACTGCTCTGAGACGCAGCAAGTGCTGATGCCATACGACGGGAAGCGTGTCTTGGCTGATGTGCGGCATAGGCTGCTCTGCTTCGAGTACATGCCCAAAGGGTGCCTTGCTGACTATCTCTCCG ATGCATCTTGTCGACTTCAGTGGACCACACGTTACCAAATAATCAAGGGGATCTGTGAGGGCGTACATTATCTGCACCAACAGCGTATTATTCACATGGACCTCAAACCTCAGAATGTACTATTGGATGATAACATGGTGCCCAGAATTGCGGATTTCGGTCTATCACGGCGCTTAAGTGGAAGCCAGAGTCGGGCTATTACTGATCACAAGCTTGGGACAAT GGGATATATGGCACCAGAATTCTTAATTAGCGGAGAAATCACCTTCAAGACCGACATATATAGTTTGGGCATTATTGTAATGGAGATCCTTATGGGACATAAGGAGTGTTCCAGTGTTAAGGAG GTAGTTGAAAGTTGGACGGACATGTTTGGGACATCAAATAGTCACACATCATTGGAACAAGTAAAGGCATGTGCCCAGATAGGGATAGAATGTACAAACTATTACCCAGGGAACAGGCCGGCTACATGGTTTATCATCCGTGGAATACTGGGTGACGTGGAAATTTCGAATTGGCCTGTTACAAGTGATGTAGGTACCTCAACAGAAGTGCAG ACAAGCATTCGCTCTAAGGTGGCGGATGAGTTGAAATTAATGGATGATTCTGCTGTTGCTCCATCCAAACTGCCACCATCTACGTTGGATGTGGAGCAGGACGATGGAAAATTGAGccaggagaggaagaggaaggcatcaAAC ATAAGCTTCTCCAAGCTAGCGGATGAGCTGAAGTTGATAGATAATTCGGTCGCTAGTGGCAAGCTGATGGATAATTCTACCACACCATCCCAACTGCAACCATCGGGACTAGAGGTGGACAAGGACGATGGCAAG ATAAGCTTCTCCAAGCTGGCGGATGAACTAAAGTTGATGGATGATTATGTTGCACCattccaacttcaaccatcatcgctggaggtggagcaggaggatggcaaagtgagcCAACAGAAGAAGAGGAGGGCATCAACCATGAGTGTGGCGACCGGGGTGATGAGCACCCTCAGTGGCAAGCTTACCACTTCCATCAGCGACGAGTACAATGAGCGCAAAGAGGTGAGGAAGCAGGCGTCATTCCTGCAGAAGGAGTTGAGCGCCATAAATGCTACTCTTGAGCTGCCAGAGCTCATGAATGAGCTCGCTCCAGGGGCAAAAAATTGGAGGGATGATCTCAGGGAGATTTCCTATGACATGGAGAATTGCATTGATGACTTCAACCGCCAATTTGGAGGTGAGGATGTTGAGGTAGGCTTTTTCTGGGAGGATGTTGAACTTCACAAGAGGTTGTGCGAGCTTCATCAGATTTCCAACCAGATGGAAGAGCTTAGGACTCTTGCGGTACAATCAAATGCTCGATGTGAGAGTTACAAGATTGATAATTGCAAGGCTAGCTATGGTTTTGTAGCTGTCGACCCTCGGCTTCCCGCGATCTACCAGGAGGCAATCAGCCTTGTGGGCATTGACGGCCCAATGGAGGTGGTTTCCAATTGGTTGATGGATACTCAGGAAAAACTCAAGGTTGTTTCTATTGTGGGTTTTGGAGGTCTGGGTAAAACTACACTTGCCAAACAGGTGTATGACAAGATCAGGCAAAATTTTGATTGTGTAGCATTCATTTCAATTTCACTGAGGCCTGATATGAGAGTACTTCTCAATCGCCTAAAATTGAAATTTGGGATATATGAGTCTTCTAACGATCACGGATTTGACGACATCATTGAAGAGCTAAGGAAGTATCTTGCAAATAAAAG GTACCTTATTGTAGTTGATGACTTGTGGGATCAATCAGCATGGAATACTATTAGTTGTGCTTTTCCAGATAATGGTAATGGGAGCAGAGTATTAGTAACCACACGAGTGGAAGATGTGGCTAGTGTGGCATGTCGCTGTGACCGTGAATGCATTTACACAATGAAGCCTCTCAATGAAGAAAACTCTAGAATGTTATTCTCGAATAGAGTATTTGGGGCTGAAGTTGTTTGTCCACCCTATCTTAAAGATGTCACGGCTGAAATTCTGAAGAAGTGTGGAGGATTGCCGCTTGCAATAATCACTATAGCTAGCCTATTAGCTACTCAGGTGAGATCAATGAAACACTGGGAGAGCATAAGAAAATCTTTGCGTGTCCAATCTGCCCCAAATCCTTCATTGAAAGACATACAAAATATATTAAACCTTAGCTACACACATCTTCCTCTTCATCTCCGGGCATGTTTTTTGTACCTTGGTATGTATGCTGAGGACCACATCATAAGGCGGGATCAGCTGGTTAAACAATGGATAGCTGAAGGCTTCGTCAGCAGTTTGCATGGGCCAGATTTGGAGGATGTTGGCAGGAGTTATTTTAATGAGCTCGTCAACAGAAGCATGATTCAGCCATGCAAAACTAGCTATGGAGAGGTGTTGTCTTGCACAGTACATGACATGATGCTTGATTTGATCCTATGCAAGTGTGTAGAAGATAATTTTATAAGTCTGGCATACAATTCTGAGGACATCGCGAGACTACTGCATCGCTGCAAAAACAAGGTTCGCCGACTATCCCTGAGCTCCATGGCTGTTGGTGGAGCAACATATGACACGGCTATTGCTGCTAGGCTGTCACAAGTTCGATCATTACTGTTCAATAAGCCTATACTCCCTCTTTTGTGGTTCAAGTACCTCAGGGTGCTAATCATTTATAATAGGTGGGGGATGATTGACCTCACCGCTGTTAGCCAATTGTTTCAGCTGAGGTGTCTGATGGTAAGTTCTGATGGGAAGATAAAGCTCCCTACTAAACTTGGAGAGCTTGTTCACTTGGAGACACTGGACATAGAAACTTGCAGACTGATGGAGAGCATCCCCTCAGACATAGTTAATTTACCCCACTTGTCCTATCTGCTTCTTCCACCTGGGACAAAGTTGCCTGAAGGTATCGGGAATATGAAATTACTGCGCACTCTGCGAGGGCTTGACATGGAAAAGAGCTCGCTGGAGTGTTTTATGGGTCTTAGCGAGTTGACCAATCTGAAGGAACTGTGTATGTCAGTAGGTTCATTGGAAATGTTGATGGGGTTGACAAAAGTTGATGCTTTGGCTTGCTCCATTGGAAAACTATGTAATCTTGAATCTCTGTTCATCTCTGGCATTCATGTTGAGCGTGAGGATAGCCAGCAGCTGGGCTCATTATCCAATCCTTTTCGACATATTGAGCATCTTGAATTGTCTTTTTGGCGGTTATGGAGAGTTCCAAAATGGTTGTGTGGTCTCCATTGCCTGCGCAACCTTAAGCTGTATGTTGAAGAGACATCAACTCAGGATGTTCATCTGCTTGGAGAGCTTCCCTCTCTTGTCCGCCTCGAATTCAGAGCATGTGAAATCCCTGGGCAAAGAGCTATGTTAGGCACGGGGCTATTCCCAGTTCTGGAGTTCCTAAATTTGTGGTCTAGGAAAGACACTACAGCGTATCTGGGCTTCGAGGCAGGTGCTATGCCCAGTTTACAAACACTCTGGTTCAGTGCGTCCAACTGGGGTGGCACAGTACCAGTCGGCATGGAGCACTTGttacacctccagcagatccaagTGCATGCGGTCTGCATTAGTAAGGATTCGGTGGACAGGTTGAAAGAGGCTGAGGATGCATTCAAGGAGGCCTTGCTGATGCACCCGAACCACCCTTCTGTCATACGTACTTCATAG